The Biomphalaria glabrata chromosome 1, xgBioGlab47.1, whole genome shotgun sequence sequence TATGCAGAactagctgtgacctacttattttaCCATATCCAATACAGACGGTCATCTTCAGAGGTTCAATTAAAGTTCTGTTTTTTGCCGTAGCTTTCCTTTTGATCTCACATGTGTGTCCCATGGCCTTTGTTCTCTATAGAGTTTTGTGGAAGCCAACTGCTGCTGAACTCCAGGGAGCACCTCTGTTCTGTGATCCTCCTAGAAGCTCACCAAAATAGATTGCTTTTGGCATATTGTTGTCACCCATACAGGATCGGTGTGGAACAATAATTAGTGCTGCTACATTCTCCTTGCCATGCATACCCATGCAAGAGGAACCTTTGGTGAGAACTGTAGAAACGCCTTTATTGTTTCAAGAAAGCAAGAAATGGCTCTTACATGTCatgttttattagaaaataattataagAATAGTCCATGTCATCCCTTAGATTTTGTTCCAAGAGAATATTCTTCCATTTTAATCCTTGACAAAACAAATTTGATACAAGACCACCCAGCCTATGTAATGGATTCACATTGCCTCAAATTATGGTGATATGACACTGTGCTCAACTCTTGTGTCTTGTTCTTTTTTTCAACTTTCACTCCTTTAAGACGAGATCTTGcaacaaaagaaaattattttttttacaaactttatttcactttttttcttttttattatttgactCAGCTAAATTAATGTAGCTtcaaataagataagatgttttttgtttttttgtgaacatatatttgtaaaatctcTCAGCATGTACAtttgaaacatatttttgttaaacTGGCACAGAAGCTGTAAGTAAAtgcagttttttaaaatttctactCAAATAGCTGTAAGTTTACAAACTTATACTAAAAATCTTAAACTTGACCACTGAGATTAATTGCTGTAATGAAACAAGTTATAAGTTGATCCTCTTATAACATTGGTGCTCAAAAGACATTAAATAcattgatccaagaatggaatttttttagtattagttttttactttgataacTTCCAATATATTGAGGTGGTTATTTTGGAATGGAAGGAGTTAATTCAAAGCaaataaaagttgttgttttttttatctagctAACATACAGATCAAATTTGTATTTTCCTACAAACATTTTTGAAATTGCTCTAGAAACCAGCACATTCAAATAGGTCATTATTACAAAAAATGGTAAATGGCTACTGTATACTTTTCAGCAGTGATACGGCTGTTATCTTTACCTGAAAGAATTTTGCCAAAGTTTAAAAACTTTgtcaacaaatattttgtttttaagatttttattaTTGCTGTAATGGAAGTGAcattatattgtttgtttttgatGTGTGACATTTCTTCAAGGAAAGTAACTCAATCTCAGAGCTTTACTTTGTCGTTGAACAATATTTTGACATCCTATTTACACATAGCAAGGTTTAGgctttttaaactattttttttaggatactATTTAGGTATGTTAAAGTTAAGTATCTCTTGCTATTTATGCAATCATATTTTTTAATAgagtgtttattttaaaaaatctttcgTTTCAAAAATTTCAACAGTTTTTAATGTAATTCTCATTTTGGTTCCTAGTGgtgcttgttttttgttttttctattttcttttataatacctctattcaTGTACAACTTCATTGAACCAGGAAACTGGATCCAGAAACCTggaacgctgatctcaaaaacgtcTCTTATGATTATTCTATAAATTCaatagttgatgtatattgctgagaaaagaataactagctCGATGGCCACAtgggggaaaactctagtttgaacattataacttttcaaagcaaaaaaataagtaaatgtAAATTCGTCTGGGGACCTATTAATCcaacattggttttgaaaggactatcgcgatTTCGAAATGATTATCATGTTCCAGAATGTAAGGCAGTATTGATCCaagaatataataaattaatgttcaggaaaattttgcacATGATCttgtaagtctagatttaaaggctTATCATTGGAAAGATTACATCTAGTTTCTAGATATAGGCTAGATCTTCTAAATCAGAATTTaaggtctagtgttagatctgatgtccatataatgaacataccaataaataatcacaCAAGTATGCCTTGCCTGCTAGCCGAATCAGAAAAATCATACGTTTAAACTGCGGAAGTTATCATGGGTTTGATACCTGaattaaatcaaattttttttttattaatttttttttaaaattattttattgtattctaACTTAGATAATGGAGgtaaactctttttaaaaacatattttttatgtttttcttgttaaaagtGTGAATCTGTCCTCAAAATgggacattattatttttagaaaattttaaatttaaaggtAGTAGAATTTTTGTTTCCAATAAATTCCTTAAATCTCTAAAAGAATGCTTAACTAGGATATACACAGGATTCATTCACTGGAGTCAAATTGAAAATGACAGATACTGTGGGCTTGATGTATGAGAACCAAAAGTAATAGCAAGAAACCATGACCTATTGAAGCTATTATTAAGAAACTTtagaacaaaaaacatttttggctTCTTGATAAGCtgtcttaatttttatttttctgtcgtGTGCGTATATGGCCTTTAACTTAAGAAATGTATCAATGCTGAAAGGTATACATTAAACTCTTATCAGAAATACCATTTTTAGATTCTtatcaaacaaaaatgaaaacataattCAGTTTCTTTATCTGACCTCAAAACCAGCTTCATATTAGACCACCATTGCTAAGAAAGTTTCATCTGTATTTGTAGatagttcattttattttatagtctCATTAATCAACTCAgaagtctctctttctctatctgctTTGTGGTGAATAATTTATGGATGTACATATTTGTTCGGGCATTCGGATATATGAAACGTGGACTGGCTTtggattttgtttgtttggattATCACTAAGTCTTTTGATACTTGATGATAGTCTGCacaaagttttaacttttttttttcaatgtcaggGTAATGAGGCCAgtccaaatattattttaaaaaacagaaACTATATTACCACTTACCTAGTttggaattatttattttttcttagaaatataaagtaaaagatttgaaattatttaaaataggtAAGAAAACTTTTTGCAAATTTGCatttttatcaattaaaaaagtATTCATTGGCTGAGTGAACAGCAGTCATTAAATCCAAAGAGTTTATTCTTATATCATTTTCAAATACTTATAAGCTTTTATAATAAGCTGTCAgtggaaataattttaaacaaatgacATTATTATAAGGTATAATACTAAGCTGAGagttgaaataattttaaacaaattacacattaaaatgtgtcaaaacataaaaatcttgttttttttttatctttaacaaATTATCTTTCAACTGGATAGTGAAAATGTGCTACATGAACTAGTATGTTGTAGTTTCTTATGTTAGAAATGATCATCTATGCACTGAGTATAATGACATCATTTATACAGATACTATATTATAGACATTGCCTTTACTCACCTTTATACTGTTGTGTTGTCAGCTGTCCCAATGTTGGTCATTTTGTTGTAACAAATGTTATGTCCTCAATTTTGTTGTTACCAGCTCACAATCACATTGTTGTTATATGTGTCAGTGTTACACATTTCATATGTTCCAATAAAATATGATTTGTTTCAGaaggtttctgttttttttattatttcattgacataagGGCACACTTTTTAGAACAACTTGAATAAAAATACCTAATTTATATCAATCCAAAACTTGGTCCCAGACAAACTTCAGATTTGATTACAACACTTACACAAAGTCTTTTCTAGACAGATTGTTATGGTACTTGAGGTGAACTCCAATGATCAACCAACTATACATTTTGCTAAATAtgtcatatatatacatttaaattgaATTACACCAAAGATGTCTTCAAATCTCAAATTTAGAAATTGAAACATcatgtaacatttttatttcatacaaCAAGCTTTGATGATACATGCATTTTTTGTATAAAAGCATGCAGGTATATACAAAAAATGGTTTCAGTCCAAGCCCCTTTGTGGTTATTTAAAGGCTTTCTATAAATTTTTTGTtataagacaagccttattattatttgttataaatgcattaaaaagcgatcaccttgatacccccttctttctcccccttcccCTTTACAAttggttcagacaagtgatcatagtgcattgagaaaactaaaagcatgaaattgagcaaaacaaaaacaattggtaaaaatatttgtaatcgtacatatttattattgttagtctagatctattacagatgTAATTAAATAACTATCCCaaactaattttgttaaaaaatattttttttcctgttactgCTTGTAAGATTTAAGAAAGCAACTCTTCACCAGCCTATGGGTTCCTTAAGCAAACAAAGTAAAACTAAATCCCTCCAGCTCTAAGTTGTCAACATGAGGCATGGGCAGATACAAAATGTGGGAGAAGTAATGAATGAGATCATGTATTTAGTTTTGACATGACAAACTAAAGAAACCAACAAAAAGGGAATCACAATTCATATTCTTTGAATGACTGGATAACAAAACACATCTTTTATTTCCTTTGAACATTTACTATTACATCTGTAATGTATATGATAAACCTGCTATTACATACATTGCTTCGAGTCTACCATTGAGACAGATTATCAATGAGTGTGTCACTCATATAAGTAATAATCAACATGAACTATTACCAATGTTGTTAGTAAGGAGCATCTCATGTGAAGAAAATGTGAAATCATCCGAACATTGTTTGTTTAGTGAGTTCTGGGAGAATCAAAAGAATGCACAAGTGTGACAAttcaaaataaatgatttattaatataaataacacGCATCTGCACTCCTGAGGTCTGATGAAGGTTAAGCTGGATACCTGtacaaaaattgtaataaatatgacacaatgttttatgtacttcAATGGTGTCCTGCTTCTGCCGGAGTAAATTAAGTCAATGACATTTTAACCACTTTGCATGAATTAAACATGTATTGTTTCCAAATTAATTTTCTGACAAACTCGATACCTTCAGGTCTACTACGAAAGTATTATATAATTTAGGATCTCATTAAACAGTGGCAAGAACTCTGACATGGTCAACTCATGACTATGAAAATCTATCTGACATGATCTCCGAAGAGCTGACATTAAGTTGACCTGCTTTGGTATCTGAACATAATGAATggggaaaaaagtatttttcttctGGTCATAAAAGCAATTTAGAAttctaatatttaattttgtcttttgtttctttcctgttcCTTGTAACTTTGAACTCATCCTTTGGTAGATCCATCTAGCTTTGTTCTGAAAGAGCTGTCTTATGATCAAATTAAGTTGTTGCCTCTAAGAAGAaggtatgtatatttatgtgaaGGGTTCCAATAGGTCATACCATGAGCCCAGAACTGGCCTGTAGTTACTTGGTTGTTTAAAGTAACAGTCAGAGAAAGTGGTCTGGTCATCATCAATCTTTCCCTCCATCATGTAATCTTGCAGAACTGATCGATGCGCCGCATAGAAGGCTTCCATAGCAGCTGTCCCACCAGCAAACAAACCTGAAAAAGCAACAAGGACAGCTTAATACAAATGAAAACATAACCTATGAACTGTAGTGAATCAATACAAATGAAAACATAACCTATGAAACTGTAGTGAATCCATTCTATCGTTCTATGTCGTTATTTAACTTTTCAATGTGACTCTGTTATTCAGTAAACATCCTCGCTGAATGACAAAACCAATACCTCCGTGCACCAGAAATAACTGATGTGTACAcaaaaatgtaaagttcccctttgagactatgtgatctataggacaggtgatgttaaagtcatctgtttctttgggcAAGAGCTaactagcagggtgtcatgtggtcagcacaaagaccaaccgccttcactttccccaacttaagtcaggtacccattagaattggctGGACTAAGGGGCACCTTAAAAATTCCAGTcatcaccaagatttgaacccaggaccccaggttcggagcCAAGCATTGAAGTATTCAATCAGTGTGCTCTGTAAAATGATGTGTAGATCatctttaataattttttttttttaatttgctatgTGCATGAAAGTGTTTGTATTTGAAACTCTTAAACCATTTGGCTTAACagttaataaagaaatatttatacaaagcttatatcaactcactctatttatctgtctgtctggtaaaaattttaaacattatttttctcccacttaaccaattaattaatcgatgagtagtaattaattattgttgttCTTATTTAGCAGAAAGGGAACTAAACTGTGCTATTTTGAGACAAATAGCATTAATTAgcagttatttcctttttaaaaattattcttttttcttttgctagtaAAAACTCATTTGGACTGTGAGAACATGCATCAGAAAGACATTGCATTCGTTTCTTTCCTTGTGCACATGCGGCGGTGGTGACTTTAGTTTTAATACTTGTACATTCATGCATTTAAACAAATAGGCAATTAGCAACCACGAGTTTGTATCCGTTAGGTTTATAAATAGAAGACTGGATGCAATAATTCATAAATAACTCACAGGCTgtgattacattttattttctattttttttagcatttgaAAGATTTGTGTCACGTTTGTATTGATTTTCTTTAGAAGATTCAGAACATTAAGTTGATTTCATGATGACTTTACCTAAGCAAAACTAGATAGGCCAGATGATCTCCCTTATACAATGGCACTAGAGTAGGCTACTAAACTACTAAATTTCGGTACTTagtattcattttttgttaatctTACACAATGACCAAAAGTCTAACCTCCAGCTATCCAGGCTATGTCTGCTTTATGTAAATTATGTACTTCCTCTGTCTTTTTATCTGCTAAATTTCTCAGTGCCACGAAGCTAACTTGGTCTGAAAGAATTGGGAAAAAAGTATTGAAAATGAATGACTATAAATGATAGCATGGATTGTATGATAATAGATATATCTGAGTTGATAAAGTATATAGTATTATTAgatttttataaactctttctttCATATCACTTTGTATTTCCTGTAGATCAATGTGCCAGTACTATTGGCATACCTGGATGACTTAGTAAATGTCGTGGAACCCATACACCATCTTTTGGAAAGAGACTTGAGTTCCCATGACCATAGCCTCCGTCCAGCCAGATAAAGTAATGAGAAGAAAATGGATTTCTGCTTATTGCCTGATGGACGAGTGTGATCTTTGAATTAGTGACCAAGTTATAGAGTGGAAACACTGCTTCACATTTTCCTTTCTTATAATTTTCATTGGcattctgaaacaaaacaaaaatatttgatacTTTTCTATGCTAGAAGTCAATTGGCTATTTGTACCGCTTACTTGTAGATAGGAGTAGGACCATTAAGAGTTACCCAAGGGACTACATTGTGTTCTTAATTCTTTACTCTCTGAAGACAATGTCTGACACtaatacaaatgtatttttttgcaCGATTTGAATCACAATGATCGCAGTTGAAAACAGAAAATGAGAACTGAACAACAATGCTGTGGTGAAAATTAATTCAACAGACTACATTACAGAACAGTAACACAGaattaaaatgcaaaatacctaggtgttataatacatttttaaaatgtcatggaatccccatattgatgaaactatcaaaaaatcaaacaaagcattagggtttattaaaagaaatttctataaatcaaaaaagaacataaaactaaaatgttatttaaccttgtttAGACCAAAAATAGAATAAGCATCCTCCGTtttggacccctcaactcaagaaaacattaagaaactggaacagacacaaaatagagcagtgagattcataacaaacgaatattcacatttgactagagtaacacctttagtaaaatcactcaatttagaaagccttcaggacagaatactcaaaagtaaagtagcaattatacataaaacactgaaccataatcttcgaatacaaaaacaaaatctaataaaatactcagaaagacacaaagatgaaggcacattccttgttccacatgctaggacaaatttatacaaatgctccttcttccctagcgctattagagcatggaatgggttgcctgagccagccatgaaaaccagtgacttggcagaatttaagtcattggttaacatgcatgactagatgcatgacgcgtagcacgtaatcatctttttgaaataacgtctgtattatataagataagataagatctaattttatttcataattCAAACATCTTTGGTTTAAAAAAGCAGCAAAGTATGATTGTCAGGAATACTAGAATTCAAGGTCCAAGAGAATATGTAGAGTCGTCTGGCGTACCTCACACAGCTCACGACAGCgtcgcttatcttgcatcatcgtcaatccatcgcattcgtaGTCTGCTTTTGGGTCACCTGCATTTCGGTTTTTGCAGGTATCATTTttttcctctgttctctgacattctttcaaggtgacttACCCAACGTAGtcagttctttttatttttttatttccgtctCTAGTGGTGGGTCTTCATTACTTCATTCAATGATATATCTCGTGGTAAGTCCTCCACCCAATTTCGTCTTCTATAGCagcatagattttcctaagtaTTTTCCGTCCGCAAGTATTCAGTACTTCTGGCGTGTCCTTTTTAAGTATCCAGGTCTACTGGTCTTATTATGATTTTCtatattgttttcttggttttccattattttgttttactcttATGCAAAtgatgggtgctataaaattATCTACTGTCTCCTGCTATTTCTTCCATTATTTCTGTCAGTACGtcgttttaaaaattttactagatatttgaaagtttcaatattttcaaagttGTGTTCagtaattttaatatattgttactCTGTCTGGTTGTCTTGTCATTGTGATATAATTGATTTTGCTGttattgacctcaagtcctgatGGCCGAGATGCTTCTTCCAGTTGTGAGAAAGCTCTAACAATGTCAGAGGTGTCTGTACCCAATAtagcaatgtcatcggcatatgcaaggtattgtagagagTGGCTGCATATCGTTCCTGTTGGTTTCGGACCTATGTTTTCTCGCCTTAAGttctgaagtagttagtaattgttccccttgtgtttatgtataCATtccttataactctctccactATCAAAGTGAAGTGCATGCATGAAAGTGAGTCTCCTTGACTTAATcctcgtttgttgttgttgttttttttttgagtgctCTCCTTGTActatgaatatattttttgagttgtttaatgtcacgTCTTGGCAGTTTGCTAGGTATTCGAAACTCCTGTAGTGTGTCATatagatattttgttttaatactgccattatataatctatatatatagtatactcTATTCATAGTCATAGTCTGTTTCTAaaatacatcttagtgtgaaaaTATGAAGATGTGGATCATCATTCTACAAAACTAACAATTGATGCGCCCTTTCTACATTTAACTATTGATGCTCCCTTCCTTCATAATCACCTtgaatacacatacacattcaatAGTGCCTCTCAACATTTCAGTATAATGAATATGCCTACTAGAATTAACGGGTCGAAATTTATGTATGGGGAAGTGTTAGAAAGAGGCCATTACATTGGAAGTGAAACGATAGGGGTCTCCTAAAATAAACACTATCAAGCAAATCATCAATTTCAACGCAGCGAAACACAAGTTTTATGaatactagaattcacgggcAAACAATAATACTAATTTACATCAAGGTCAACATACAACAAGATCATGTCTCACCTGAAATTGTTCACTTTCCATAATTTCTGTAATTCGACCAAGCAAAGGAAAGTATTCCAAGTCCTTGATTTcttgaataataatttttgttcttTGTTCTCTCCCCTGACGTGCCCATGCCACAAAGTCTTTTCCCTTTGGctctataaaaataattaagttgACATCTAGTTTTAGAATCTGAAATAAGGAAGTTGCCTTGAGTGAGACTTTGTGGGAAAGAGAATGTAAGCTTGGAATAAATGAAAGATCTCTTGCTTGGACCGATCTTTCATCGACCATTTCCATAGGCGATTAAATAAAGTTAGAAAACAAAGtaagaaaactaaaacaacCAGACAGCTAAGTGGGTGgtgttgggggtgggggtggatcCAACACTCAATACTCTATTGTTTTGAAACAAATgggatttttttcccttttattttaAACCACCATATTTTACCTGTCTAATCCAATTTCTTAGGTAATCACCGCAATGTTTGTAATATAAAACTGATAAGCATTTAAGAAATTGTTTGTCTCAGTGAGCTGTGGAGGGAAAAAatagaggtgggggggggggagagaaagactATTAAgtttgatttctttactaaaatctTCTTTCCCAGACATAAATCATTTGGATtcatgtctctaatgttttctgtaaaatttatacttttatATAACGCACTTTTGAGTTAACTTTACACAATCAATTTAAAGTtggctagttttttttttcttttttccattGCGGCTTTCTTTTACAGGCTGTAAAGATGTATAAGGAaggtatataattttttaaaatatctcagACCATGAATAACATGTTTGGCAGAGAGCCGAAGTACTCTTGGGCTTGGCTagactacctatcaagggggctcaaggttcgacacccacttcgagcagagttgtgtttactgagcgcgtAAAGCCAGCAAGGAAAACCCTCTCCCAGAGTTTGGGCCATATCGCTCTTAGCATgcttataagcatgaaagttgcgcaatataaaaataaactgacATTAGGTATTAGGTAGTCAAATAAGTATCATTAGTAAGTCATAATtagaacacacaaaaaacaggACAAAATAATGACAATTACTAAGAAGTTAAAGAGAAGTGTCAATAAACCAAAGGCACTAATAGACAATATGTTATATGTTGAAAACTAAATTTGTAATGAATCTAATTCTCACATTAGTTCATTCTTTGTGCAACCATGCATGACATTGACACTGACTTTGGATTGTATGTTATAAGATAAATGCCCTTTATTGGACCATTTCTCTCTTCTGTGGAAGCTTTGAGTCTTCACTCTGAAGACACCTTTTCACTGAGGATGTTGTCAAAAATGTATCATCTTTCTGCTATTTCTTAATGATTTTGTGTGAGTAAAACAGAAGGTGGGCCCATGGAAACTTTAGGTCAATGACTGGCGGTTGGAGGGCACGATCCAAAAGAGGCGGGCATTAGCATCTTTCTATATAGTCTTTGCATACCAGCAGGGTCGGCCTTGGGAGTAGGCAAGATAGCAGCCGCCTAGGACCTCCAATAGGTGGGGGCCTCGcagatgactttaaaaaaaatagattaaaaattGCGAAACTTGGATGAGATCCCAAACATAGTTGAACACTATGACTGTGTTTACTAGTCTACAGAAATTGCAATATCTGAGCTTTAGTTATTTGTCAATTTAGATATATACACAGGCaggtttttaa is a genomic window containing:
- the LOC106071934 gene encoding protein HtrL-like, with translation MKGSGLGRWTSRSRFCVSLGLLLLLALVLSHQYNTYLDANKVQQIRDTWPGFEQEKGNYSFTVVTGLFDIGRGSWWTQTRSYNEYLSHLFQILKLDVNLIIFIEPKGKDFVAWARQGREQRTKIIIQEIKDLEYFPLLGRITEIMESEQFQNANENYKKGKCEAVFPLYNLVTNSKITLVHQAISRNPFSSHYFIWLDGGYGHGNSSLFPKDGVWVPRHLLSHPDQVSFVALRNLADKKTEEVHNLHKADIAWIAGGLFAGGTAAMEAFYAAHRSVLQDYMMEGKIDDDQTTFSDCYFKQPSNYRPVLGSWYDLLEPFT